The following are from one region of the Paracoccus sp. S3-43 genome:
- a CDS encoding DUF167 domain-containing protein → MSDDLRHLAVPGATLAVRVTPRARRNAVILAEDGLRVHTTTVPEDGKANDAVIRLLSKALDVPRSQLTLLRGATSRDKLFRVDQPRSMR, encoded by the coding sequence ATGAGCGACGATCTGCGCCATCTGGCCGTTCCCGGCGCCACCCTGGCCGTGCGCGTGACGCCCCGCGCGCGCCGCAATGCCGTCATCCTGGCCGAGGATGGCCTGCGCGTCCACACCACCACCGTCCCCGAGGACGGCAAGGCGAACGACGCGGTGATCCGGCTGCTGTCAAAGGCCCTGGACGTGCCCCGGTCGCAGCTGACGCTGCTGCGCGGCGCCACCTCGCGCGACAAGCTGTTCCGCGTCGATCAGCCCCGGTCGATGCGGTAA
- a CDS encoding M48 family metallopeptidase codes for MKRVTAILGAGLLGVAACAPRPMDPVSIPSGPYGAPQPAPVLTNDGSPQSAARMFVAVMRRMEPAIERECLQRRTQPINCDFQFVVDDRPGQEVNAFQTIDATGRPIIGFTLSLIAQTRNGDEIAFVVGHEASHHILNHLDRKAGAAAAGAVILGSIASVYGNNPEAIETAQRIGASVGSRYYSREWELQADYLGAIMALNAGFDPIHGSLFFERIPDPGDHVLGTHPPRAARLAQVRRAVADVQSGRIR; via the coding sequence ATGAAGCGGGTCACGGCGATCTTGGGTGCAGGGCTTCTGGGCGTGGCCGCCTGCGCGCCCCGGCCGATGGATCCGGTCAGCATTCCGTCCGGACCTTACGGCGCGCCCCAACCCGCGCCGGTCCTGACCAATGACGGCAGCCCGCAATCGGCCGCGCGCATGTTCGTGGCGGTGATGCGCCGGATGGAACCGGCGATCGAACGCGAATGCCTGCAACGGCGCACCCAGCCGATCAACTGCGATTTCCAGTTCGTCGTCGACGACCGTCCGGGGCAAGAGGTCAACGCCTTCCAGACCATCGACGCCACCGGCCGCCCGATCATCGGCTTCACCCTGTCCCTGATCGCCCAGACCCGCAACGGCGATGAGATCGCCTTCGTCGTGGGTCACGAGGCCAGCCACCACATCCTGAACCACCTGGATCGCAAGGCGGGCGCCGCCGCCGCCGGGGCGGTGATTCTGGGCAGCATCGCCTCGGTCTATGGCAACAACCCGGAAGCCATCGAGACGGCGCAGCGAATCGGCGCCTCGGTCGGGTCGCGCTATTATTCGCGAGAATGGGAGCTTCAGGCGGATTATCTGGGCGCCATCATGGCGCTGAACGCGGGCTTCGATCCGATCCACGGATCGCTGTTCTTCGAGCGAATCCCCGATCCGGGCGATCATGTCCTGGGCACCCATCCCCCGCGCGCGGCCCGTCTGGCCCAGGTCAGGCGCGCTGTGGCGGATGTCCAAAGCGGCCGAATCCGCTGA